In Labrus bergylta chromosome 1, fLabBer1.1, whole genome shotgun sequence, one genomic interval encodes:
- the LOC110004333 gene encoding polyunsaturated fatty acid lipoxygenase ALOX15B-like encodes MANYEVTVSTGNLLYANTFNNIYIKLVGTDGESNHTWLLNISGPLAFNTGAESTFTLSCTNSIGKLLLIELNKHPVIVFPEDAWFPNKVEVKSPEGQTFNFPIYRWITDSEVHLYRDGKALLVYEDTHPLGKYSREKELKEREEAYQWHVYEQGIPRCMKAENTESLPLEVHFSFTKTTEFLFTAAQGLIELKLDGQGDCTEKWTDMDSIYRAFCCKITDISVYVQKHWKEDEFFAYQFLNGVNPMLIRRCSAIPKNFPVTESMVFIHGPHTLEEELKNENIYLCDYKLLDGVEANTINGIKQYLMAPLVLLQRTPDDKLMPIAIQLKQTPGDNNPIFFPTDSEYDWLMAKIFVRSADFNFHELNIHLLRTHLLAEVFAVSLLRNVPMVHPLYKLLIPHTRYSLQINLMARNRLISKDGTFTKYTACGGEGMFTILKRSMASMTYSSLCIPDDIAERGMEAVPNYYYRDDGLKLWDIIHKFVKGILNCYYKSDADVEKDSELQKWISDIFVEGFLSNAKTGIPQGFSTVAALVKFVTMVIFTCSVQHSAVNSGQYDYGAWMPNTPISLQLPPPTTKGTTSEATMLETFPDVNVTVQGMAIMHLLSKQSTDFVPLGHYPDKHFFEKIPCKLIKEFQGDLEIQSVIIKVRNENLDVPYTYMNPTVVENSVAI; translated from the exons ATGGCAAATTATGAAGTGACTGTCTCCACTGGCAATCTCCTCTATGCCAACACTTTCAACAATATCTACATTAAGCTGGTGGGGACAGATGGGGAGAGCAATCACACCTGGCTCCTGAACATCTCAGGGCCTTTAGCCTTCAACACTGGAGCA GAGTCTACTTTCACCCTGTCCTGCACTAACTCCATTGGAAAGCTGCTCCTGATAGAGCTGAACAAACATCCGGTCATAGTTTTCCCTGAAGACGCCTGGTTTCCTAACAAGGTGGAAGTGAAATCCCCTGAAggacaaactttcaactttcCGATCTACCGCTGGATCACTGACAGTGAGGTGCACCTTTACAGGGATGGAAAAG CTCTTTTGGTCTATGAAGACACCCATCCTCTTGGCAAGTACAGTCGGGAAAAGGAgctaaaggagagagaggaagcctATCA ATGGCATGTGTATGAACAGGGAATCCCCCGATGCATGAAGGCAGAAAACACTGAGTCTCTGCCTTTGGAGGTCCATTTCTCCTTCACCAAGACTACAGAGTTTCTCTTCACTGCAGCTCAAGG GTTGATTGAGCTGAAACTGGATGGTCAGGGTGATTGCACAGAGAAGTGGACTGACATGGATAGTATCTACCGGGCATTCTGCTGCAAAATCACTGACATATCAG TCTATGTCCAGAAACATTGGAAGGAGGATGAATTTTTCGCCTACCAGTTTCTAAATGGCGTCAACCCCATGCTGATCCGACGCTGTTCCGCCATACCAAAGAACTTTCCAGTCACTGAAAGCATGGTCTTCATCCATGGTCCACATACCCTGGAAGAGGAATTAAAG aatgaaaacataTACCTGTGTGACTACAAGCTTTTGGATGGAGTGGAAGCAAACACCATCAACGGAATAAAGCAGTACTTGATGGCTCCCCTCGTCCTGCTCCAAAGAACACCAGATGACAAGCTGATGCCGATCGCTATTCAG CTGAAGCAGACTCCTGGTGACAACAATCCCATCTTTTTTCCTACTGATTCTGAGTACGACTGGTTGATGGCCAAGATTTTTGTGAGAAGTGCAGATTTCAACTTCCATGAACTCAATATTCACCTGCTGCGCACACATCTGCTGGCTGAAGTTTTTGCTGTATCTCTACTGCGAAATGTGCCCATGGTGCATCCACTGTACAAG CTGCTCATCCCTCACACTCGCTACAGCCTGCAGATCAACCTCATGGCTCGAAATCGGCTAATTTCTAAGGATGGTACTTTCACAAAG TACACAGCTTGTGGTGGAGAGGGTATGTTCACAATCCTGAAGAGATCAATGGCCTCAATGACCTACAGCTCCCTCTGCATACCAGATGACATCGCTGAGCGTGGGATGGAGGCTGTACCCAACTACTACTACAGAGATGATGGACTCAAGCTTTGGGATATCATCCACAA GTTTGTGAAGGGAATCCTCAACTGCTACTACAAGAGCGATGCTGACGTCGAGAAAGACTCTGAACTGCAGAAGTggatttcagacatttttgtaGAGGGATTCCTTTCCAATGCAAAGACAG GAATTCCCCAGGGCTTTTCCACCGTGGCTGCGTTGGTCAAGTTTGTCACCATGGTGATCTTTACCTGCTCGGTACAGCACTCAGCTGTGAATTCTGGACAG TATGACTATGGTGCCTGGATGCCTAACACTCCCATCTCCCTGCAACTTCCTCCACCAACCACCAAGGGGACAACAAGTGAGGCCACCATGCTGGAGACGTTCCCTGATGTCAATGTGACAGTTCAGGGGATGGCCATCATGCATCTTCTCAGCAAGCAATCCACTGACTTT GTCCCCCTTGGCCACTATCCGGACAAGCACTTCTTTGAGAAGATTCCCTGCAAGCTGATTAAGGAGTTTCAAGGAGACCTTGAAATACAAAGTGTAATCATCAAAGTCAGAAACGAGAATCTGGATGTCCCATACACATACATGAACCCAACTGTGGTGGAAAATAGTGTGGCTATTTAA